The following coding sequences lie in one Microbacterium sp. XT11 genomic window:
- the tsaD gene encoding tRNA (adenosine(37)-N6)-threonylcarbamoyltransferase complex transferase subunit TsaD: MTGPLVLGIETSCDETGIGIVRGRTLLTNTIASSMDEHARYGGVVPEVAARAHLEALQPSIDAALAEAGVGLRDLDAVAVTSGPGLAGALMVGVGAAKGLAVSLDKPLYAVNHLVGHIAADILTPESEPLEYPTIALLVSGGHTSLLHVRDLTTDVELLGETVDDAAGEAFDKVARLLSLPYPGGPEIDRAAVGGDPDAIRFPRGLSRASDMARHRYDFSFSGLKTAVARWIERCEAEGRRVPVADVAASFREAVVDVLVTKALAACADRGVPRLLLGGGVIANRRLREVALARAEAAGVTVRIPPLSLCTDNGAMIAALAAELISSGRRPSTLAFGADSTLPVTEIQVAESS, translated from the coding sequence ATGACCGGACCCTTGGTGCTGGGCATCGAGACGAGCTGCGACGAGACCGGGATCGGGATCGTGCGGGGCCGCACGCTGCTCACGAACACGATCGCGTCGAGCATGGACGAGCACGCCCGCTACGGGGGAGTGGTGCCGGAGGTCGCCGCACGCGCGCACCTCGAGGCCCTTCAGCCCTCGATCGACGCCGCGCTGGCGGAAGCAGGTGTCGGGCTGCGCGACCTCGACGCGGTGGCGGTCACCAGCGGGCCGGGCCTCGCGGGCGCCCTGATGGTGGGCGTCGGTGCCGCCAAAGGACTCGCGGTGTCGTTGGACAAGCCGCTGTACGCCGTGAACCACCTCGTCGGGCACATCGCCGCCGACATCCTCACGCCCGAGTCCGAACCGCTGGAGTACCCGACGATCGCCCTGCTGGTCTCCGGCGGGCACACCTCCCTGCTGCACGTGCGCGACCTCACGACCGACGTTGAGCTGCTCGGCGAGACGGTCGACGACGCTGCAGGAGAGGCATTCGACAAGGTCGCGCGCCTGCTTTCGCTGCCGTACCCCGGCGGCCCCGAGATCGATCGCGCCGCCGTCGGCGGTGACCCCGACGCCATCCGGTTCCCCCGAGGACTGTCGCGCGCCTCCGACATGGCGCGGCATCGCTACGACTTCTCCTTCTCCGGACTCAAGACGGCGGTCGCCCGGTGGATCGAACGGTGCGAGGCAGAAGGGCGCCGCGTGCCCGTCGCCGACGTCGCAGCGAGCTTCCGCGAGGCCGTGGTGGACGTGCTCGTGACGAAGGCGCTCGCCGCATGCGCGGATCGCGGAGTTCCGCGGCTGCTCCTGGGTGGCGGGGTGATCGCCAACCGGCGTCTTCGCGAGGTCGCGCTCGCCAGGGCCGAGGCCGCAGGCGTCACGGTGCGGATCCCGCCGCTGTCTCTCTGCACGGACAACGGGGCGATGATCGCTGCTCTGGCCGCCGAGCTCATCTCGTCGGGGCGCCGACCATCGACCCTGGCGTTCGGAGCCGACTCGACGCTGCCGGTCACGGAGATCCAGGTCGCGGAGTCGTCATGA
- a CDS encoding holo-ACP synthase, giving the protein MIIGTGIDLVDVPRFERTVARTPRLLQRLFTEREQGMRLSSLAARYAAKEALIKTLGGSDGVHWTEIEIASEASGKPHFVLSGTTAAVVEQRGITALHLTLTHDAGLAAAFVVAEGEPL; this is encoded by the coding sequence GTGATCATCGGGACCGGCATCGACCTCGTGGACGTTCCGCGATTCGAGCGGACCGTTGCGCGCACGCCGCGCCTGCTGCAGCGGCTCTTCACCGAGCGAGAGCAGGGCATGCGGCTGTCGTCGCTCGCCGCGCGGTATGCGGCGAAGGAGGCGTTGATCAAGACGCTGGGCGGGTCCGACGGCGTGCACTGGACCGAGATCGAGATCGCCTCAGAGGCCTCGGGCAAGCCGCATTTCGTGCTCTCGGGAACGACCGCGGCGGTGGTCGAGCAGCGCGGCATCACCGCACTGCACCTGACCCTCACGCATGACGCGGGCCTCGCCGCCGCGTTCGTCGTCGCCGAAGGAGAGCCGCTGTGA
- the alr gene encoding alanine racemase: protein MTTPFREASIDLDAIADNVRHLRRLTGVQVIAVVKANAYGHGAAAAAVAALSGGATRLGVAEIPEALDLRRQGVTAPILAWLHAPGERFEQAAEHGIEVGISSFDQLEAAAAAASVDRPVGVHLKLETGLSRNGIAPGDWNRVLAEAARLERIGRLRIVGLFSHLSNTSPKDDRAALAKFEQGVAAAESFGIRPEIRHLAATAAAIDLPETRLDAVRIGIGLYGLSPFDDRTSASLGLRPAMTLRGAIAAVRRVPAGTGVSYGYDHRTDRDTTLVLVPFGYADGIPRHASGRLPVSIGGRTFTNVGRIAMDQFVVDVGDTPVSVGDEVVLFGDPTLGVPSAADWADAAGTINYEIVTRIGPRVARRTS from the coding sequence GTGACCACGCCGTTCCGTGAGGCGAGCATCGACCTCGACGCCATCGCCGACAACGTGCGGCACCTGCGCCGGCTCACCGGCGTGCAGGTGATCGCTGTCGTCAAGGCGAACGCCTACGGCCACGGGGCGGCGGCCGCCGCCGTCGCCGCGCTGAGCGGCGGGGCCACGCGGCTCGGCGTCGCCGAGATCCCCGAAGCGCTCGACTTGCGCCGTCAGGGCGTGACGGCTCCGATCCTGGCGTGGCTGCATGCCCCGGGCGAGCGGTTCGAGCAGGCAGCGGAGCACGGCATCGAGGTCGGCATCTCGTCGTTCGACCAGCTCGAGGCGGCAGCCGCCGCGGCATCCGTCGATCGGCCAGTCGGTGTGCACCTCAAGCTCGAGACCGGCCTGTCGCGCAACGGCATCGCACCGGGGGACTGGAACCGCGTGCTCGCCGAGGCCGCGCGGCTCGAGCGCATCGGCCGGCTGCGCATCGTCGGACTGTTCAGCCATCTGTCGAACACGTCTCCCAAAGACGACCGCGCCGCACTCGCGAAGTTCGAGCAGGGGGTGGCTGCCGCCGAGTCGTTCGGCATCCGCCCGGAGATCCGGCACCTCGCCGCGACGGCTGCTGCGATCGACCTGCCCGAGACGAGGCTGGACGCGGTGCGCATCGGCATCGGGCTCTACGGCCTTTCGCCGTTCGACGACCGCACGTCCGCGTCGCTGGGGCTGCGGCCGGCGATGACGCTGCGCGGGGCCATCGCGGCGGTCCGGCGTGTTCCCGCCGGCACCGGGGTGTCGTACGGCTACGACCATCGCACCGACCGGGACACCACGCTCGTGCTGGTCCCCTTCGGTTACGCCGACGGCATTCCACGGCATGCGTCCGGACGCCTGCCCGTGTCGATCGGGGGTCGCACCTTCACGAACGTCGGCCGCATCGCGATGGACCAGTTCGTCGTCGACGTCGGCGACACCCCGGTCTCGGTCGGCGATGAGGTCGTGCTCTTCGGCGACCCGACGCTGGGGGTCCCGTCTGCGGCGGACTGGGCGGATGCCGCGGGCACGATCAACTACGAGATCGTCACGCGCATCGGTCCGCGCGTGGCCAGGAGGACGTCATGA
- the tsaB gene encoding tRNA (adenosine(37)-N6)-threonylcarbamoyltransferase complex dimerization subunit type 1 TsaB, translating to MILAVDTSLGTAVALIDPDGALRAETGTADALGHAEVIGDLLRSALEQAGEGAIAHVVTGMGPGPFTGLRIGIAAARAFALGRGIPVIPVPSHLAAALTVGDYEAPFAIVTDARRREMAVTVFDGIDDDGIPRVAAETVLVPAAEVESHLDGIRRVDVARLSAADLGRVGARALASGRVLADEEPLYLRQPDAAAPVAPKRVGS from the coding sequence GTGATCCTCGCCGTCGACACCTCCCTGGGAACCGCGGTCGCGCTCATCGACCCCGATGGCGCGCTGCGCGCCGAGACGGGCACAGCCGACGCACTCGGACACGCCGAGGTGATCGGCGACCTCCTGCGGTCGGCCCTCGAACAGGCCGGGGAGGGGGCCATCGCGCACGTGGTGACCGGAATGGGACCCGGTCCCTTCACCGGGCTGCGGATCGGCATCGCCGCCGCACGCGCTTTCGCCCTCGGCCGCGGCATCCCCGTCATCCCCGTGCCGAGTCATCTCGCCGCCGCCCTCACCGTCGGCGACTACGAAGCGCCGTTCGCCATCGTCACGGATGCACGCCGCCGCGAGATGGCTGTCACGGTGTTCGACGGCATCGATGACGACGGCATCCCGCGCGTCGCCGCGGAGACCGTGCTCGTCCCCGCCGCGGAGGTCGAGTCCCATCTCGACGGCATCCGCCGCGTCGATGTCGCCCGGCTGTCCGCGGCGGACCTCGGCCGCGTCGGTGCCAGGGCGCTCGCATCGGGGCGGGTGCTCGCCGACGAGGAGCCGTTGTACCTGCGACAGCCCGACGCGGCCGCACCCGTGGCGCCGAAACGGGTGGGGTCGTGA
- the tsaE gene encoding tRNA (adenosine(37)-N6)-threonylcarbamoyltransferase complex ATPase subunit type 1 TsaE, with protein MTVDASLLGRREVGTAEEMEELGRRIGSGLVPGDLLILTGPLGAGKTTFTRGLAEGLGVRGPVQSPTFVIARTHPSLVGGAPLVHVDAYRLGSAAELDDLDLDLTRSVVVVEWGRGMAEELADAWWDVEFERPVGVGDDLDASELDADAPRIVTIERRER; from the coding sequence ATGACGGTGGACGCGTCGCTCCTCGGACGCCGGGAGGTCGGCACCGCCGAGGAGATGGAGGAACTCGGCCGGCGGATCGGAAGCGGCCTCGTCCCCGGCGACCTGCTGATCCTCACCGGTCCGCTCGGGGCGGGGAAGACCACGTTCACGCGGGGGCTCGCCGAAGGCCTGGGCGTGCGCGGACCGGTGCAGAGCCCGACCTTCGTGATCGCGCGCACGCACCCGTCGCTGGTCGGCGGAGCACCCCTCGTGCACGTCGACGCCTACCGTCTCGGCTCGGCTGCCGAGCTCGACGACCTCGACCTCGACCTCACGCGCTCGGTCGTCGTGGTCGAATGGGGCCGAGGCATGGCGGAGGAGCTCGCCGACGCGTGGTGGGACGTCGAGTTCGAGCGACCGGTCGGAGTGGGCGACGATCTCGACGCCTCGGAGCTCGACGCCGATGCTCCCCGCATCGTGACCATCGAGCGCCGGGAGCGTTGA
- the rimI gene encoding ribosomal protein S18-alanine N-acetyltransferase, with the protein MTIRAATSADLDAIMAIETRSFPADAWSAETMAAEVASPHGRYLVDEVDGVVIGYGGVRALQGGRDADIQTIAFDRPYRGGGRGRALLRALLEAAEERGAAEVFLEVRADNPAAHGLYLSEGFEEIGRRPRYYQPDDVDAIVMRLDLRARTRGRDDDDGSIAHAVREGE; encoded by the coding sequence GTGACGATCCGAGCCGCGACCAGCGCCGACCTCGACGCGATCATGGCCATCGAGACCCGGTCCTTCCCCGCTGACGCCTGGAGCGCCGAGACGATGGCCGCAGAGGTCGCCAGCCCCCATGGCCGCTACCTCGTCGACGAGGTCGACGGCGTCGTCATCGGCTACGGCGGCGTGCGTGCCCTGCAGGGCGGACGCGATGCCGACATCCAGACCATCGCGTTCGACCGTCCGTATCGCGGTGGGGGCCGCGGGCGCGCGCTGCTCCGCGCCCTGCTCGAGGCGGCGGAGGAACGAGGGGCCGCGGAGGTCTTCCTCGAGGTGCGCGCAGACAATCCCGCCGCGCACGGCCTCTACCTCTCGGAGGGCTTCGAGGAGATCGGCAGGCGCCCCCGGTACTATCAGCCCGACGACGTGGACGCGATCGTGATGCGCCTCGATCTTCGTGCGAGGACGCGCGGGCGGGACGATGATGACGGTTCGATCGCGCATGCGGTGCGGGAGGGGGAGTGA